In Fusarium oxysporum Fo47 chromosome XI, complete sequence, the following are encoded in one genomic region:
- a CDS encoding uncharacterized protein (of unknown function-domain containing protein): MKFTLFSGVSSQPPLPENPLSEPFELVALPGPDIWRTPSCAGGRDDFSGPIYATPIPLNSFKSAKVTISSDFPGNYSQGGLILFMPESIPITQTDSQLRLEESPRTWIKAGIEKVDGELFASVAAAKPYSDWSLVKLSESSATFEMEKAKGSLWIYVTGQDGKRTPVRKLTWVVDVAPENDIWIGVAACMPKGDESQSGGMLKVQFRDFSVSTE; this comes from the coding sequence ATGAAGTTCACCTTGTTCTCCGGCGTGTCCAGTCAGCCACCTCTACCAGAGAACCCACTATCCGAGCCCTTTGAACTTGTCGCTCTTCCTGGACCAGACATTTGGAGAACTCCATCTTGCGCTGGGGGGCGCGATGATTTCAGCGGGCCCATCTATGCAACCCCCATCCCTCTAAACTCATTCAAAAGCGCCAAAGTCACCATCTCCTCAGACTTTCCTGGAAATTACTCTCAAGGAGGTCTCATCTTGTTCATGCCCGAGTCCATCCCAATTACTCAAACCGATTCTCAACTGCGACTCGAGGAATCACCACGAACATGGATCAAAGCTGGAATCGAGAAAGTGGACGGCGAACTTTTTGCATCCGTCGCTGCTGCGAAACCGTACTCGGACTGGAGTTTGGTCAAGCTGAGCGAGAGCTCTGCTACctttgagatggagaaggcAAAGGGATCACTGTGGATATATGTCACGGGTCAGGATGGTAAGAGAACGCCAGTGAGAAAATTGACCTGGGTGGTTGACGTGGCTCCTGAAAATGATATCTGGATTGGCGTTGCGGCTTGTATGCCGAAGGGTGATGAGAGTCAGAGCGGCGGAATGTTGAAAGTGCAATTTCGAGACTTTTCTGTCTCAACCGAATAG